One Streptomyces sp. NBC_00102 DNA segment encodes these proteins:
- a CDS encoding deoxyguanosinetriphosphate triphosphohydrolase has protein sequence MDGTHGIGTHGTQHHGTEHTDSAHRDAPGGRPGAHGADGAVGAADPAVLRTPAANSPSGYAPSGYAPSDTERWDTEADKRPGRTAFQRDRARVLHSAALRRLAGKTQVVTPGTRGVGWDASPRTRLTHSLECAQVGRELGAVLGCDPDLVETACLAHDMGHPPFGHNGEQALNEFAADCGGFEGNAQSLRLLTRLEPKRFVRDPLTGEPTSVGLNLSRAALDAATKYPWPRGSHPTDPKSAKFGVYEDDLPVFSWAREGAPPGRTCFEAQVMDWSDDVAYSVHDFEDGLHAGHFVPARLHDPSERAAIWAAAIGRYVPPDTDPEELAEALDRLTGQEWWPHAYDGSAVAQARLKDATSQLIGRFCQAAETATREVHGPGRLTRYGAELVVPREVRAECAVLKAVAVRYVMQRTEQEAIRAGQRVVIAELAAALTARAPEGLEPQFRALYETAPDDRARKRVLVDQIAALTDASARSLHLYLTEGSPRNAS, from the coding sequence ATGGACGGGACACACGGAATCGGTACGCACGGGACACAACACCACGGGACAGAACACACCGACAGTGCCCACCGGGACGCCCCCGGCGGGAGGCCGGGGGCGCACGGCGCGGACGGCGCGGTCGGGGCGGCCGACCCGGCGGTCCTCCGAACCCCGGCCGCCAACTCGCCGTCGGGATACGCGCCCTCGGGGTACGCGCCCTCCGACACCGAGCGCTGGGACACCGAAGCCGACAAACGCCCCGGCCGCACCGCCTTCCAGCGCGACCGCGCCCGCGTGCTGCACTCCGCCGCGCTGCGCAGGCTCGCCGGGAAGACGCAGGTCGTCACGCCCGGCACCCGGGGCGTGGGCTGGGACGCCAGTCCGCGCACCCGGCTCACCCACTCCCTGGAGTGCGCGCAGGTCGGCCGGGAGCTGGGGGCGGTCCTCGGCTGCGATCCGGACCTGGTGGAGACGGCCTGCCTGGCGCACGACATGGGCCACCCGCCGTTCGGCCACAACGGCGAGCAGGCGCTCAACGAGTTCGCCGCCGACTGCGGCGGCTTCGAGGGCAACGCCCAGTCGCTGCGGCTGCTGACCCGGCTGGAACCGAAGCGGTTCGTCCGCGACCCCCTCACCGGCGAGCCCACCAGCGTCGGCCTCAACCTCTCCCGGGCCGCGCTCGACGCCGCCACCAAGTACCCCTGGCCGCGCGGCAGCCACCCGACCGACCCGAAATCGGCCAAGTTCGGGGTGTACGAGGACGATCTGCCGGTCTTCTCCTGGGCCCGCGAGGGAGCGCCGCCCGGCCGGACCTGCTTCGAGGCCCAGGTGATGGACTGGTCCGACGACGTGGCGTACTCCGTCCACGACTTCGAGGACGGCCTGCACGCGGGCCACTTCGTCCCCGCCCGCCTGCACGACCCGTCGGAGCGGGCGGCGATCTGGGCCGCAGCCATCGGCCGGTACGTCCCCCCGGACACCGACCCGGAGGAGCTCGCCGAGGCACTGGACCGGCTCACCGGCCAGGAGTGGTGGCCGCACGCCTACGACGGCTCCGCCGTGGCGCAGGCCCGGCTGAAGGACGCCACCAGCCAGCTCATCGGCCGGTTCTGCCAGGCGGCGGAGACCGCGACCCGCGAGGTCCACGGCCCCGGCCGGCTCACCCGCTACGGCGCCGAGCTGGTCGTCCCCCGCGAGGTACGCGCCGAGTGCGCGGTGCTCAAGGCCGTCGCCGTCCGGTACGTCATGCAGCGCACCGAACAGGAGGCGATCCGCGCCGGTCAGCGCGTCGTCATCGCCGAACTCGCCGCCGCGCTCACCGCCCGGGCGCCCGAGGGCCTGGAACCGCAGTTCCGCGCCCTGTACGAGACCGCGCCCGACGACCGTGCCCGCAAGCGCGTCCTGGTGGACCAGATCGCCGCCCTCACCGACGCCTCGGCCCGTTCCCTGCACCTCTACCTGACGGAAGGCTCGCCCAGGAACGCCTCCTGA